The Schistocerca nitens isolate TAMUIC-IGC-003100 chromosome 2, iqSchNite1.1, whole genome shotgun sequence nucleotide sequence caAAGGGCATTACATACTGGCACCTAGGTCAATGGTGTGTTTTTTAACTTCCAGAAGGCATCTGATAAGTTGTGCGTTGACacctaataaataaaatacatctctATAGAATATCAGATCAACTCTGTGACTGGATTTAAAGACTTACAAGGAAATGAAACAGCATGTTATTCTTAATCGAGAGaaatcttgtgatgtaaaaataacTCCGGGCATAaaccaagggagtgttacaggaccattacatCTGCTTCTACAGCtccactctgcaagccaccatgcaGTGTGTCGTGAAGGACACCTtgtataccactgtcacttcccttctttcctgttccagtcatgaaTAGTTTGCAGGAAGAACAATTGCAGGTTAAGACTCACTGCAGGTTTGAATTGGTCTTTctgtgagatatatgtaggagaaagcattatatttgttgaCTCTCCTTAGGAACGTACACTCTTGGAACTTTTAACAGTTAACCACAGTGTGATGCAGAATGCCCCTCTTGCAGCATCTGCTACTGGAGTTGGTTATCTCTGTGAAATTTTgtgcttaccaaataaacctgtaatAAGACATGTTGCTGTTCTTTGtagcttctctatttcctctatcaatcctatctggtgtggatactacactgacgagcaatactgaagtatttgTCAAatgaggattttgtaagctacctcctttgctgatggactatatttcctgaagattcttccagtgaatctctcagtctggcatcagcctttcctgtgattagttttatgtagtcTTGAAATCACCTCTTATGCATATTCCTGGATATTTTATGGAGGTAACTGCTTCTAGCAGTCATTCTGCAATTGTGTAATTGTACCACAACAGGTCTTTCTGTCTTTGTAcgggcaatatgttacatttgtttgttgagggtcagttgcctctCCCTGCACTAAATGtcaatcctctgcagatcttcctgcatttttctacaattttccagtgttgcgacttctctgtatacaacagcgacATCCATGAAAAGGCTCATGgaacttccaatgttgtctgctatgtcatttatatacagggtacaACAATGTAACTTCCTGGTTTCAAAACACAATAAAACCCATTTTATGAAttagattttttaatttattttttaataatgtaaGTACATATCTAAAGTTTTGTTTTACACACATTTAAAAATCACATAAGGTAGGTGGCACCTCCCATGCCCAGTTACAACAATATAACTTCCTTGATCGACATGCGCACCATTCTGAATGGGATGGTTGCAGAAGGGTGGGAATGGTTTCATTCAACAGACACGGCTCTAAAGCATTGTTGTATTCCAGGTTAGTCACCATCATGCTTTAGAACCGTGTGGAGCATGTGTTTCCTGTCAAAGCCTACTTTTCAAACAGATGCTCTGTCATTGCAACCTAGTGCACCTTCTGAAATCACTTCAATATAGCCCCACTGGGCCATGTCCCATACCAGAGATCAATTGTTACAAGGCTCACTACAGTTGGACAAATTACGAGTATGATGAGCCGAAGAACTGGAGTCCCTCGGTCTATCAAATCCCATGAGAACATTGAGCTTCAGTCGTGCAATCCTAACAGCATTCTGCATGCAGACATGCATGTGCCTTTGGTCTTTCTGACCTTTCAGTCAGTCGAATTCTTCACGATGACCTTCGTTACCATCCATATAAATTTGAAATTGTGCAGGTACTCTCCAAAAGCAGCTTCAGTTCATGGAGGAACATACTTAAAGctcttttcaaaaatatttctgaggATATAATTGTTTTTTCAATGATGAAGCCTATTTCCATTTGACTGCATACGTCAACAAATGAACATGCGCTGCTGAGCTGGCACCAGCCCCTGAAAATGGCATCAAAGGCCTCTGCATTTATCTAAAGCCGCACTATGGTGTGCAATCTCCTCAGCTGGAATTGTTGGCCCCTCATGTTTTTGAAGATGGGGCCACAGTGAGTGTCAATTCACACCAGTATGTGAACATGTTGGAGAAACTTGTTTCTCCATGACTTGATGAAATGGACTTGGGGGACATTTGGTTCTAACAGGACGGAACAATGGCTCACATTTCAAGGGCATCAATGGCTGCTTTGAGGGAACACTTTCGAGAGTGGCTCACCTCAATAAGGGGAGTTTGGAGCAGCCAGCCTACTCCCCTGATTTGGCCTCCTGCGTTTTAAGGCCAAAATACAGGCAGAAATTGCCAAAACTACTGCTATGCTGATAAGGATCAGAAATTGTATTATTCAGGGTATGGGCAACAAGGGGTATCACATTCCTAATATGATTTTCAAAACTGTGTGAAACAAAACTTGAGGTACGTATCTACGTTATAGTCTGACTCATAAAATGAACACACCCAACAGTCGGAATGGCTACAGCAACAACATGGGCCTCCAGTGCTCTGTCATTGCAAGCCAAACACACCAGTCTGGATGACAACAGCAGCAACAGACTGTTGTCATAAGAAACTATGGCAGCCACTGCTGCAACCAGGAGTACCTGTGTCACCAGCAGGCAGCATTTTCATCACAAGTAGGAGGCACAACAATCACAGCACTACTTGCATCTGCCAGGTCATGTGCTGTGCTGTATTCCTATGCAACTGCAGAATTGACACTGACACTCAACTACAACCAGACAGTTTAATCCCAGCCACCAAACGTGTCGCACTTAGCAGTCAAACCAAGATGCAGTAAAGTCGCCAATCCAGGACTACTTGAGCTGCACCATCCTCCAGGGCAGTTAATAAGTTTACTAAGAGCCTTTGTCTCATCAAGCATTGGCCTCTGTGGACTTTGTCATTGGACTTCGTATCAAAGTATCATAGCCTTTATTCTAGTGAATGTCGGATAGCAGTCCAACTTGTGGCATGCCCACACATAGACATTATACTAGAACTCGCAGTGATTGTGCTTCATCGCGGACATCTAATTAAGAAGTGTCTACATTTAACAAATGGTCAGACAGTAGCAGTGCATACTACATTCAGAAGCTACTTTCATATTTTAAATTACTGATTTGGTGGCACATGTTTATTGCAGTGTCTTCATTTACGCTATtcctaataaaatgtttttgtctaGTTGGGAGCTTGTTATTTTTTGTGCCCTATGCCTCAGTCTTAAGTATTGGCTATCATTAGTGGCAAGCTAGGTGATGCTCCTCAGACATTTTCTGATATACCTGGTATGACAATGtgtaattatcatttcagtatGACCACAGACATGAAAAGCCAAGTGCTATTATCATTGCAATCCATGCAACAAACACAAAAACTCACCATGAAGAAGCTCCCCGGCATTGCTGCATCACCAGACTTACCCAACCACATACTGTGATGCACCACCAGACTTACCCAACCACCTATTGTGATTCACCACCAGACTTACCCAACCGCCTATTGTGATGCACCATCAGACTTCCCCAACTGCCTACTGTGATGCACCACCAGACTCACTGGACTTTAGGCGGCACTGCCACAGTTTCCCACTTGCGACAAGCCAGCTGAACACTTGGATCAGCGCTTCCACGCACATGAATTCTTAGGTGACACCTATCATCAGACCTTCTCATCATGGCGCTTCCACACACATAATGAAgcgactttggtgccactaacagcctttacatatgaccagaatttctttgggtttttcaAAAGACCATTTGACAATtttctgctgtggtagtcattgaaAGTTTCATGCATTGCtcccttgacagccaaatgtgtttcatgtgGCACCTCTCTATCTGTAGTACTATGCTAGTTGtaaacctattatgcagtaatctgtgctgctttaaaagtttctttacagtgactgtataccatggagggtcccttcGATCATGAACTGTTCTGCTAGGTACATAATTatgcagtgcatggtcaactactcttttaaatTTGAATCATAGTCTACATGCTCCTGTACTGTGCTGAAACTTTCaatttcctcattgagatatgaccctactgtttttgttttgttttgttttgttttgtctagtttactgaacatatacatctTTCTACTAATATAGGCATCCATTGTACTTGGGTAATCATTCTTGCTAAACTGCCTTACAGTCACTGATACCTGTTTCAATGTGGACatgctcaaagaggtcaggtcttgtTACCATTAGATCTAAAACATTTCCATCACCAACGGGGTTCCAAACCATCTGCTCTTAGtagctttcagagaaggcatttagtaatgtttcacaggatgtcttatcatgcccaccagtaACAAGACTGAAATTTTCCCAGTTGTTTGTTGGATGGTTGCTGTATAATTGGGAAACTTACATAAAGTAAACTGAGGTTTTTCTCTAATGTTTTTGATTACATCTGGAGGTGAGTCTGGTGGGCGATCGAAGGattcaattaaaattttatgccCACTCCTGACACTGAGTCTTGCAAACCAATCTCTCATgcagtttcagtttctgtctcagtggatttaGTGTATTGCCTGTTGTGACAAATACACAGTTTTCCActagcctatccttttgatatacacttaaattttcaccAAAAATTTCACAGCTATGAACATCGCATTTTAACGAGCTTGCTGGTGTGTGGTGTGGGCTTCATTGCTTTTCAGGAGCGCTTCAACCTcaggcactttgttgcgaatgtgtTGGCAATTTACAACTAGGACTTCTTACTCTCACTTGGGGGGCTTTCCTTTGGATATTATACTAATACTTCTAGGTctctacagctgtcattatctaGACTAGATGGGGATCGCCTaatctataaaaagaaaaaaaaaaggaagaaccttgtgtgcaccccacatgcAGACAACTACCTGGGTAGAGATGAAGCTTGGTCAACCGGCAAAGGAActagcttacaaaacccttgtttGATGGTACTTTTCAGCTTGCCAGTCTAGAGCCCTTACCGGATTGGATTGTTAGGTGaaatagtgaagatccaaagaaggataGCACATTTCATCCAGTTATGTTTAATAATTGTGAAAATATCACAGACATGATCGTCCACCTCTAGTGGCAGACACTACAGATCGGCATTGTGGATCGCAGAGAGGTTTATTGTAAAAATTCTGAGAGAATATGTTCTTAGAAGAGATgatcagtatattgcttcctccatcATGTATCTTgcataagaaccatgaagataaaattagatagATTTGAGCTCAAATTGATGCTTACCAACAATTTTTCTTCCCATCCACCATTCATGAATTGAACAGATAAATGTGGGAAGTGATGGTGATACAGAAAAGTACCAGCCATTCAAACCATAAGGTGATGTGCGGAGAATAGATGTAGATATAAACTGGTGCCTATGCAGGGTGTAGCAAAAAGAATGGCGTGGACTTACACGTCTGAAAGTACatgataatagaagcacaaatgtcaagtaaacacGCATACTTAAGAGCTATGTGAGGTTCTTGATTTtcattattgtgaaacaaatctcttctactgcaagctctttgctttccatattttgggaagtggtagtatggtgGTGGTAggcccagtaaacatgtgctctaaaatgcataccttaacagctacaagcacctgttcatcttcagtactttataacacaactcttctaatgaacaagtgttcataacttTTACAGTGTTCAGTTTAGAGTACATGTTTACTGGGCATTTGTGCCTCTATTATCGTATACTTTCAGCCATGTAAGTTTtcgccatcctttttgatacaccctgtatgtagaaGGAGTCTCTCTTTATGCCTGTTCTGGATGCCCCTCAGCGTTTCAGGCATTCTGTTGTAATGTTGCACCCTGGCACCACATGACTGTGCTGGACAGAGCGACAGGAGGAAAGCACAGCACCAGAGTGCAAACCAAGACCACTAAGTTTCCTGGCTTGAATTTATTGGAACGACAGTGGGAACTTGAGATTTCCTAATTGCAattgaagattgttgttgttgttgttgttgttgttgttgttgtgtgcagGGACTGGTTCGATTGGTCTGAAATTGCTCTCCACACTAGTTTATCTTGTTTTCATTACTATAGTTAAGCCTTTGTGTCCTCTACAatacaccccccttccccccctccccactacacacacacacacacacacacacacacacacacacacacacacacacaatcttccctccattaccaaattgataaAAGTATCTTCTACAAAAGATGATGTATAAGTGTCTCCACAAAAGTTAATTTCCTGTTATGTAAGTGTGCCTTCACAAGAGTTAATTTTCTGTCTACCCTCAGTCTCATGACAGCAACATTCCCTGCTTTTCATGAACTGATAAGTGAATACTTATATTGCTTTTCTTACACTGTCCTCACTATGTCctgtattattttcagtttattctgtgACTAAATTTCCTACTTGGAAGGCTCCTAGGCTTAACCTGcattttaaaatttattaagaTCTAACATTATGTTATCTACACAGAGAGTATGTATTGATACTAGATGACACATCAAAAACAACTCTCATAAGATGTGATGAGTCCACATGAATGCACTGTTTTATCGTCCACCATTCGTACACTGCCAGTAAGGTTGCTAAAGATTTGAGTGTGTGATTATACTGCCAAGTGGTTCAGTGACAAAGTGTCTCGTATATTTGTGAACTTCTCATGTCCTTTGGTACATTTGTTAAGACACTGGTCTCAGATTCCGGAGGATGGAAGGTCATGCTGTGTCTGGCCATCTTAgtttaggttttctgtagttttCGTAGATCTCTTCACGCACATGCTGAGGTGGTTCTTTCAACAATGCTACAATGGACCACCTGTCAGCTCCTCCTTAAACACATTTGTGCATATTTGTTTGTttgcatatattttttggttttattAAGCTGACAAATCACTTACCATATTAAAATGTTCTGTAGATGAATAATATTAATACTTTCCAACATTGTGACCAGAGCCCCATGAACTGTGATGTTGATTCTTAATTGTACTGTTTATCTCAGGTGCTTATgaattcatttattaatttttttcacaaatttttagGTGACCCCAATGACAAGTCATTGAGAAAAGTGGAGGTAGAGGTACTCATACCAAAAAAAATGAGAGAGAAGGCCAAGACTGACAAGTGTGCGAAAGAGGTTGaaggtatttattattattattattattattactactactactactactactactattactactactgttCATTTCTTAAAATAAAGATTTTTAATGCTTGATTATTCATCCCAGTTATTTTCTTGTAGACTTCAACAAATGTTGCAAGGAGTCCAGCTTATCAATGGTCATCAAGTGTCGCAAGGAGAATGATGCCCTGAGGGACTGTCTGACAAGGTGGTATCAAGATGACGATTTCAAAAGAGAATGCCAGGAGGAATATTTGTCAGAGAGAAGTGAATTTCGAAGGACAGGCATTAGCCCAAAATACAGAAAACAAGTG carries:
- the LOC126235900 gene encoding COX assembly mitochondrial protein homolog → MDTGQEELRRQPKLRGGPLGLGDPNDKSLRKVEVEVLIPKKMREKAKTDKCAKEVEDFNKCCKESSLSMVIKCRKENDALRDCLTRWYQDDDFKRECQEEYLSERSEFRRTGISPKYRKQVEQHSV